The following nucleotide sequence is from Acyrthosiphon pisum isolate AL4f chromosome A2, pea_aphid_22Mar2018_4r6ur, whole genome shotgun sequence.
taattcaagtCTGTagaatgcataaaataaaataatgctatGTACATTATTCACAACAGAAATTGATTATTATGCATTCTTTTGATATGTTATAATGAGTTATggcatttgaaatttgaatagaaTGTGAGATTCTCAAGGATTGGGAGATTATTGATTAATCATAGTTCTCGTCaatcagtggcgtagacatgatttctgaaggggggggggggtcaaaaaaaGAAACGACATATACCTAAATGGGAGGGGAAATTGGAAAAtcctctcaaaactttttatttaggtaatacatatttaacaatacggaacaatgaatataatttaaattgactcAAAATTCACATCAAACACAGTATGGTTGATTGTCCACTTCAATACTCTATAAAGTCAAAACTTCTGTATCATAAAATGCtacatcattaaatatttaaatgtataaataaaataaataataattaaatcaacaaATCTGGTTTGACAAAAAAAGCCAATGGAAAGGGATCTGACCTCCACATCCTCTCCTTGTATACGCCACTGTcgtcaatacaatattttcttaaatttcttttaattttgattttatttactgtTACGGTATAAGAGATTTACCAAGGTGGattgatatcaaaataattaataaatctattCCAATATCCCAACGACTGAAGCATCGCAGTCCACTTCATCCCACGTTcaggattaaaattaaaattgatacgtaaatatttatttattttaatttatctataagccaaaactaaatataaaatgtctacttaaatgtttcttttttttctgtttactaCCTTTTTATGTTGGTTTGACCAATCTAATAATCGTGGTGCCAGTTTAGACTTGCTGTGTACTAtaaggaatatattttatgataagagGTGGTTTCCTATTGCCTTCTGCATGGGCGGGACTGTGAGAGGATCAAGGTCTCATTTTTacttggtattttaaaattcgcTTGCCTTAAGAGAAACCACTTAAAACTAGGTTTAAACCAGTGACCACGCGGATATGCATTTCCGCCTTATTTTGCCTCACCACTCCGTCCCGCTTTTGCGTTCCTTAACAATAAAAAAGAGGCTAATTCGCAGTCGTAAATTTAGGGTGCAAAGATTATACAAACAACATTTTACCATTTATCACATTGTTTGAACGCTCatcatgtaaaaattatttatcaattttttttactttctacAAGTAATAGGtcactaaaataatatgattatatcgTAATTTATATCCTTTTGAAAtaagataaaattgtatgtgattatcatttatattcatctataagttaaaaatatttgtaatctgAAGGATTCATCacgttagtaattttatttgtaatactaAATGAATAGGGTGTTCGATGGacaaccaaaaattaaatatgggtATTTCAAATACTCGATTGTGGACTTCATTACTGCACTGCACATAATATGCCTTTGATTCCCTACAATAGAGTATAAAGAtaagaaaaacaaatcaaaaaataaaatataaaaataacatgaactttaataataatatgagctaCATTTTTTTCAGGGATAATCTTAAACTATATAGGGATATTACATGCTCTACTAATACGTATTCTCGTGGATTGgacataagtttaaaaaaatatattgacaaaaatctGATAAAGACGCTTTTGCATGTGAGTTTGGTATTTAGTGATTTTGTAAgataaaattgtcaaatataaTCATCACtgggaaatttattttatctatgatTGGTGTTTGGTACCTAGTGATCTTTATTTATCCAAGTACatccatcatattatataatttgctcTCAATACTTAAAATGCAACATTTAGCTATAGTTTTAttagtgtttaattttaataataggatTGTGGTATTAGTTGTTCAGAAGTATTTCAGTCTGATGGTAAATGGCAGAATACAACGTTGGATAATGTTTGTCAATACATTCAACCAATAATAGGCATATTTGGAGTATGTTATACAATTAACATGATGCCGTTATATCAAATGTTTAATGATGAACATTATCAGAGGTAAAGTTAGTCaatacatatttcaaaaaagttctacattttaagaaattcgctctgctgtataataaatattgagtattAACCGTCATTGAGCAAATTATTGTAACTGATGTgtgttacatttaaattcaatggtaaatcattacatacaaaaaatgattctgaatgGATATGGTATATcagcctatattttatatttttataatttatgtaaattagtACAGCATATAGCTAAATAACTTTTCTATAAGTTATAGAAAAGTAATATGGTATGTTAAACTACTTGGTacgtatataatcatattatataaatatattattgttgtcaacaaggataaaaatatcaactatagtaaattgtcaatttgttacatattaatatattattatggttaatgGGTTACGtagctatttaatatattaaatcacaGCTATTGCCTGCTAGTTTttactatgtaaaattatttaacataactaaatattattcttgtttaaaatgtatccttacaatgttacatattatatataattaaatatttaacattttgaaatttcagatatttgaattttttttcaacaaatattacgTACGTCGATACCGAAAAATCAAATTGGAATTTAGAGGATGGATACTCATTTTATTTGAATCAACAAACTCTTGTCGACATAACTCCATCTCGAACAAGTGGCGTTAGTTATTACCATCGTTTAAGATTGATGCTACACACTTTGGATGACGATTTTTTGAGTTGTGCTAACCCAGGAGTGGGTGTTGATGATGGTAGATTTTTGGTACGTAACATGGTAGATAAAAATGTTAGTCGTAAAGTGTGCTGGTTAGTGTATaacaaaaaacacaaattatattaaataatattgtatcattttagtttttaccaatacagaaatgtattttaaacactgacaagtaatagtaataactaataattaataatatatttaaattatgttaatagttAGTATACTTGTCTGCAGGGCAATAAAACTATATGCAGATCGCTATAAAAACATTAAGACATTAAGTGCTTCATTAATCGGAATAAACTGTAAAATCTTAATGGATACGTTTTTCAGATTAGAATTTTCccctataattgtataaagatCCAATGCGAaaacaacacaaaaaaacattttttttttttgtttacgtctaatttatagttttttagagattttgtctaattttattgcagttttttaagatttttcaatgcatctattataaactattatctcTCAAGTGTAAAGTATTATCGTTTTAATCTATAGATATTTTCAATTGCTCTGGACACAATCTTAAACAGTATATAAAACGCAAAACATAAACagcttaaattaattatacttatatgtaattttataatttacttaactaataaataactaaaacaacAAACTGTGTTtgctgaaaaataattattgtagatagtaacaatataaaaaatgtactattgcATACGCAAAATATTTACcattctatacctataatattattatgttattatgaataaaattactattgttAATTCCGTTGATTTTACTTAGATTTCATTTTCTAATCCCGCTGAATATTATTCGGTCACTCCAAGAAAATTTGTTACACCAGATACGTACACCAAAATACAAATCACTCCGttcgtgaaaaaaattaattcggaTTTAATGTGGCGTTCACTGGAAATCAGACAATGTTATTTGCACAACGAAAGACAGCTATCAATTTTTCAACAATACACCGAGTTGAATTGTAACTATGAATGtgaaataaacaaaactatatCCATGTGTGGCTGTATGATGATCGAAGGAgcttgtaataattgttttattttaatttatacgaatacataataatcggtacctacttaatagaaATTATGAGCGAATTGACTGAATTGAGCAATACCTACATATTGGTTAGGAACGCTACGGTTCATTCTAAAGACAGTTTTGTTTTGTCAGTTaactatttactaaatattaactatttttttggtataaatacAGTTTAGCTCCCAAGTGATTTAAGATATTGTGTTCGGAAACCCATTTATATTAACGAGTTATGAAcaatggtgcaatcagaatttgtcgaTCGGACTTAGTTTAAAAGTTATGACCTTTTGTTCTCGATTTTGCGTATTCCCACCATTCCAGGgctttttttattacttttgttcacaataacataaaaagtaactacaatatgtaatttctgaTTCCACCAAAATATTAAGGaagaaaaacacattaaaaaaaaatacatatatatacatatatattattttttaatattatttaaacttgaaaacacgattttaaagtattttgacCATAATTTTCAAAGA
It contains:
- the LOC107882814 gene encoding pickpocket protein 11-like; this encodes MISITFEALSVLANVWINNPTIMFIENTESPIREIPFPSIMICPSSQIRKSVWDKFMDTNSSYCCSEVFQSDGKWQNTTLDNVCQYIQPIIGIFGISFSNPAEYYSVTPRKFVTPDTYTKIQITPFVKKINSDLMWRSLEIRQCYLHNERQLSIFQQYTELNCNYECEINKTISMCGCMMIEGAYSTKFPENQMVCNCLPTCSMIEYEVTDTSHFDDWNYLKLTNLVKNKCVIVNK